Genomic DNA from uncultured Desulfuromusa sp.:
TTTCTCAGTTGCCACCTCGTTATTTATGGGGCTATAGAGAGCAATCGTTTTTGCCTGAACAAAACAATCAGATCGCAGCAACTGCTGCTGAACCTGCTGGCTCAGTTGTGAATGAGTTGTCGCATCAAGCTGCCTGCGAAGAGCTAATAGCTGTTTACGAATGAGTGCTTTTCCCATAGTTCACTTCCGCAGAAAAGAACATGCTTATTCAGGATATATGGGAAGAAGGAGAGGACACAAAAGGAAGAACGAAATAGACAACGACTGCTGATCCAAACATCGGGTATTACACCAACAGAAACGTCTGCCCCTGAAAGCCTGCGCCCCTCAATAAGCAGCTCCAAGGGAAGAGCACACTAAGAACAGACGCTGCAGAAGGATTACAATCCCCCACGAAAAGCAGAGGTTTAAACACCTCTTGAAAGGTGTGTGTCTATCTAGTTTATTTGCGTCGAATCTATCTATCTATAGAATCCTGACGGCAGAAGCACATTAAAAATGTATCTAATTGCTGACAATACATTGATTCCATCAACTTTAGCAACCAGAATTATCAGCCACTGCACGCTCTAAAGACTCTATTAATTGTTGCATTCGTTTTTCGTATTGCTCTCCGTCTTGATTCTGCACATCTGACAGCTGCAGATATTGGCCAGCCAGATTCAACAGAGTTAAAACGGTCAGATCTCTGGTATCAACAGATCGCCCAGAAGCCGTCTCAGCCAGCTTTTCTTCTATAAAATCGACAACTCTCTGAATCTGATCTTCTGATTCCTGGCTGCGCAATTTATACTCTCGCCCCAGAATAGTGACTTTAATGTTGGAATTCAAGATTCCTCCAATTGGATATCATCAATACGCTTAAGAATTCGATCAAGCTCCTCCAGCATATGCAGACGTTCCTTTTGCCATGACGCTTTTTCAGTCTGGAGCGACCTGTTTTCAGATTTAAGATGACGATTCTGTTCGAGCAGCGCTTCAACTGCATTCTCTAGTCGGTCTAAGGTTTCCATTTTCAGCTTCCCCCAACTCTTAATTCAAAACTATCGATCAAATAGAACCGAGACAAACATTTCGGCGTCAAACGGGCGCAAATCGTCAAGCTGCTCACCAATACCAACAAACCGTACAGGGACCTGCAGCTCTGCAGCGATAGCAACAACAATCCCCCCCTTTGCTGTCCCATCAAGCTTAGTCAGCGCAATCCCATCAAGATCAACAGCTTCATTAAATAATTTTGCTTGAGTTAATGCATTCTGCCCGGTTGTTGCATCAAGAACAAGAAGGACTTCGTGTGGGGCTCCAGGAATTTCCCTATCGAGAACCCGACGAATTTTTTTCAGCTCCTCCATTAAATTGACTTTGGTATGTAAGCGTCCAGCGGTATCCAGCAACAGAATATCAGCTTTTCTGGCAACGGCTGCTTTTGCGGCATCAAAAGCGACAGCACTTGGATCCGCTCCTTCAGCATGACTGACGACTTCAACGTCAGCCCGCTCCCCCCAAATTTGCAGCTGTTCCGCAGCCGCGGCACGAAAAGTATCCCCAGCGCCAAGAACAACTTTTTTCCCCTCCTGAACAAATTGATGTGCCAACTTACCAACCGTTGTCGTCTTGCCAACACCATTAACGCCCACAACCATGATGACAAATGGTGATGCGCTGGAAACGTCCAGTGGCTTACTGTCAAAACTCAGAATCTTAGCCAATTCGTCCATCAACAACTGACGTACTTGATCGGGTGAAGCGAGCTCACCTTTTGTCCGACTTGTCTCCAACGATTCGATCAGTTGCTGAGTCGTCTGCATCCCTAAATCAGCAGTAATCAATATTTCTTCAAGTTCTTCAATTAAATCGGCATCAATGGCCGTTCGACCGCGCAGCAGGCTATCAACCCGTCCCACTAATGAAGATTGAGTCTTAGACAAGCCCGCTTTAAAGCGTTCAAATATCCCTAGAGTCGGCTCAGAAACGGGTTCAGCTACGCGTTCCCTCTCGACTTCAGGCTGCGACTCCGCTTCTGTTACATCTTCAGACTCAACAATGTCAACGGGAGTCTCTACGACGGCAGAGCTGTCCTCCTCAACGGTCGCATCCTCACGGGGTGACTTGCTGCGACATCTAAATATCTTCAATAGAACAAGAACAAACAGAAGAACGACAGCTGTCACACCCAGATAAATAATACCAAAAGCGGCCAAAGACCTATATTCTTCAGGGACGCCCGCCGATTCCAACAACGGCAACAAGCCGGCAATAAAAGTATTAAGCCATTGCATGGCATTGTCCCAATTCAACAGATTGAACCATTCCATCATTTTTCAGATCCTTCACAACTCAGAGAGAAACAAATCATTTTAACCATTTCAACACAGTGGAGCTCCCACGACTCTCATCTCAACAGATCAATATCTGCAAAATAGTCGCTATCAGTCAAACACAAACTCATCCCGCAACTCATCAACGCAGTGACGCATCTTATACGCAGCACGGGCAACAATAGCCTCTCCTCCCAGTTGCAGCATCAACAAATAATCTTCCGTTAGCGGTGAAATCAGAATTTTATTCCCTGCAGCACGGATGACAACCTGATCAAGGTCACCACTGTCAACTCTTGACAGGGTATCCCTGAGCCGGCTGAGAATAATACCACTATGAGCTCCCAGAACTTTGATATCATAGTCATCGATGCGTGCAACATGATCAACGGATTCTCCTTCCCAATCGACAATGATAGCACCCAGAGCACCGGGAATATCTTCCAATAATCGTTTCAATAATGACTTAAATGGCATTCTGGCCCCCACTATAAAAATAGAGTGAATATGTCAACCCGTAAGGGCGGCATCTTCCTGCAACTGAAAATCATTCATTCGCACAGAAACCAATTTTGAAATTCCAGGCTCCTGCATTGTGACCCCATACAGTGTATCCACAATATTCATGGTCCGTTTACTATGAGTAATAACAATAAACTGCGATTGGCTTGTCATCTCTTGAACAATATCGGCAAAACGATCGATATTTGCATCATCCAAAGGAGCATCGACTTCATCAAGAATACAAAAAGGTGTCGGCTTTATTAAAAAAAGTGAAAAAATTAAAGCAACGGCCGTCAGCGCCTTCTCCCCCCCGGACAAAAGATTGACGCTTTGCAGCCTTTTCCCCGGTGGTTGAGCAACAATATCGATTCCGGTCTCAAGCAGATCATCTTCATCGGTTAATCGTAATTCAGCCTGCCCACCAATAAAAAGTCGCGGAAAGACCTGCTTGAATTTTTCGTTAACCAGTTCAAAAGTTTCTTTAAAGCGTCTTCGGGTTGTACGGTTAATCTGATTGATGGCTTTTTGTAAATCATCCAGTGATTGATTTAAATCATCGCGTTGCTGTAAAAGGAAATCATAACGCTTTTCTTGCTCGTTATACTCATCAATGGCCATCAAATTCACTTCACCCAGCAAGTTAATCCTCTGCTGCAACCGTTGTAACTGCTGCTGTTGACGCTCTAATTCGTCATCTGTAGCTTCGGGAACTTGATGCTCGGACAAATCAACCTGATAGCGTTCCTGCACCCCCTGTCGAACGTGTTCAAAATCAACCTGTAATTCATGGTTCCTGAGTTGCAATCGAGAAACAACCTTCCGGAGCTCTTCTGCTTCAGAGCGCACCCGCCGCAATTGTTCACGAAATTCCTCCAGCTGAAGACGCTGATCTTCATAACGTCTCTGAACGATCTCATTGTCCTGCTGCTGATCAGTCCGCCGATTCAACAACAGGTCAAGCTCAATCTGCAATCGCTGGTCTTTTTCAATGATCTGCTCTTGGGAAGCGACACCCGCCTCTCTCCGCTGAGTTAACTGAACGGTGCGCTGATCGAGTTCCTGCTGTTGATTTTTGATTCGCTCAAGAGTTTCATGCAAAGCACGCTGTTGTTGCTGCAAGGAAGCCAGTTCGACACGCTGACCGGTTAATCCCTCCCGAGATGTATCGAGAGTCACGCGTAACCCAGTCATGTCTTCCTGAAGCTCCTTGGACAAAGTTTCCAGCTGCTGCTGTCGTTCTTCTGTCTCCTGCCCTCCTTGGGCCAGCTGGTCTTTTTCCTGCTGCAACGCTTCCTGCCCTTCATCAATCTGTTCCAGATCAAAAACCAGTAGGGCCAGACGCTTATT
This window encodes:
- a CDS encoding cell division protein ZapA yields the protein MNSNIKVTILGREYKLRSQESEDQIQRVVDFIEEKLAETASGRSVDTRDLTVLTLLNLAGQYLQLSDVQNQDGEQYEKRMQQLIESLERAVADNSGC
- the ftsY gene encoding signal recognition particle-docking protein FtsY, encoding MMEWFNLLNWDNAMQWLNTFIAGLLPLLESAGVPEEYRSLAAFGIIYLGVTAVVLLFVLVLLKIFRCRSKSPREDATVEEDSSAVVETPVDIVESEDVTEAESQPEVERERVAEPVSEPTLGIFERFKAGLSKTQSSLVGRVDSLLRGRTAIDADLIEELEEILITADLGMQTTQQLIESLETSRTKGELASPDQVRQLLMDELAKILSFDSKPLDVSSASPFVIMVVGVNGVGKTTTVGKLAHQFVQEGKKVVLGAGDTFRAAAAEQLQIWGERADVEVVSHAEGADPSAVAFDAAKAAVARKADILLLDTAGRLHTKVNLMEELKKIRRVLDREIPGAPHEVLLVLDATTGQNALTQAKLFNEAVDLDGIALTKLDGTAKGGIVVAIAAELQVPVRFVGIGEQLDDLRPFDAEMFVSVLFDR
- a CDS encoding roadblock/LC7 domain-containing protein, translated to MPFKSLLKRLLEDIPGALGAIIVDWEGESVDHVARIDDYDIKVLGAHSGIILSRLRDTLSRVDSGDLDQVVIRAAGNKILISPLTEDYLLMLQLGGEAIVARAAYKMRHCVDELRDEFVFD